From the Anaerolineales bacterium genome, one window contains:
- a CDS encoding ferritin has protein sequence MLISPALEKAINAQIGREMGAQMQYINIAAYFMVEDMLLFGQIFFNQAAEENAHAMKLVRYVLDAGGSIAVPAVTQARADFKTPEDAVGAALQWEQEVTQQINELMDIAVKERDYIAQEFLGWFVNEQLEEVSKMSSILNIIKRSNGNLLLAEQYVQQTLTAIESTESGNA, from the coding sequence ATGCTAATTAGCCCTGCTTTGGAAAAAGCCATCAATGCCCAGATCGGGCGTGAGATGGGCGCCCAGATGCAATACATTAACATCGCCGCCTACTTCATGGTGGAGGATATGCTGCTTTTCGGCCAGATCTTCTTTAATCAGGCCGCCGAAGAGAATGCGCACGCCATGAAGCTGGTGCGCTACGTCCTGGATGCCGGCGGCTCCATTGCGGTGCCGGCCGTGACGCAGGCCCGGGCCGACTTCAAGACCCCCGAAGATGCGGTAGGCGCGGCCCTGCAGTGGGAGCAAGAGGTGACGCAGCAGATCAATGAGCTGATGGACATTGCAGTCAAAGAACGCGATTACATCGCTCAGGAATTCCTGGGCTGGTTTGTCAACGAGCAGCTGGAGGAAGTCTCCAAGATGAGCAGCATCCTCAATATCATCAAACGCTCGAACGGCAACTTGTTGCTGGCAGAGCAGTATGTGCAGCAAACGCTAACCGCCATCGAAAGCACTGAAAGCGGCAACGCGTAG
- a CDS encoding ABC transporter permease: MKTQSTPLAGRRATWALLLVSMLAGLLLWEGVVRSSQLPAFILPAPGQVWARFLSALGDGSLGRHIWVTLQEVVLGLVSGSLFAAALGYLLARSPRLERMLAPYVVASQSVPIVAIAPLLIIWFGPGLFSKVLICALIVFFPVLINTVVGLQAVPQDLHDLMRSLRASRWQTFRLLELPSAMPVFLGGLRIGATLSVIGAVVGELVGADRGLGFLINLGRGGYDTALVFVAVFTLVALALALYGLVLLLEARLLWWQRKSQTSEG; this comes from the coding sequence ATGAAAACACAAAGCACCCCTCTGGCGGGCCGCCGGGCCACCTGGGCTTTGCTGTTGGTCTCAATGCTGGCCGGGCTGCTGCTGTGGGAGGGTGTGGTGCGCAGCAGCCAGCTGCCAGCCTTCATTCTGCCGGCCCCCGGGCAGGTGTGGGCGCGCTTCCTCAGCGCGCTGGGCGACGGCAGCCTGGGACGCCACATTTGGGTCACGCTGCAGGAAGTCGTGCTGGGTCTGGTGTCTGGATCGCTGTTTGCGGCGGCCCTGGGCTACCTGCTGGCGCGCTCGCCGCGCTTGGAGCGCATGCTGGCCCCCTATGTGGTCGCCAGCCAGTCGGTGCCCATCGTGGCGATCGCCCCCTTGCTGATCATTTGGTTTGGGCCGGGATTGTTCTCCAAAGTGTTGATCTGTGCGCTGATCGTCTTCTTCCCGGTGTTGATCAACACCGTGGTGGGCTTGCAGGCGGTGCCGCAGGACCTGCACGACCTGATGCGCTCGCTGCGCGCCAGCCGCTGGCAGACCTTCCGCCTGCTGGAACTGCCGTCGGCCATGCCGGTCTTTCTGGGCGGGCTGCGCATCGGCGCCACACTCTCGGTGATCGGCGCGGTGGTGGGTGAACTGGTGGGCGCTGACCGCGGCCTGGGGTTTCTGATCAACTTAGGGCGGGGCGGCTACGACACGGCCCTGGTGTTTGTGGCGGTCTTCACGCTGGTCGCCCTGGCCCTGGCGCTGTACGGATTGGTCCTGCTGCTGGAAGCGCGTTTGCTGTGGTGGCAGCGCAAAAGTCAAACCTCTGAAGGGTAG